One window from the genome of bacterium encodes:
- a CDS encoding FGGY-family carbohydrate kinase gives MSGPILALDAGTTACKGVLARDDGTPESLAVLPYAAGDPTRDPAVWWETLSRVVEQVCAAAAPPPGAVALCGRGGGLACLDDGGTPVPLPWSTILEGARARPIDAPAHQRLASWGAIYAEAQVRAPAAASRIARLCGVKDYLNYRLTGVWATDASSAGCREWPRDLAPFGLRAGMLPPIRPGTERLGPLSGGAGLPLPAGIPVCVGGHDGVCANLGAGRLDVGDGCITLATNGVVRVNTRIPVYPTPRFHTFTYPYLGEMWTSGGDVPAGGSAVGWAARLLGVHDGNPLTTEAALRRFDALAAGAPPAARGLLFLPYLRGALSPARDLDRRGAFLHLDLRHGREDAARAVLEGVAFALRHIRDALERSGQAIGQLCVTGGGSRSRVWTQIVASVLDQPLCFVEPEASARGAALLAAVGLGRFPTIAAAAEAMVRGAGTVDPDPTWTAVYRDAYARYLDAATS, from the coding sequence ATGTCCGGACCGATCCTGGCCCTCGATGCCGGCACCACCGCGTGCAAGGGAGTCCTGGCCCGTGACGACGGGACTCCGGAATCCCTGGCGGTGCTCCCGTACGCCGCTGGAGATCCCACCCGCGATCCCGCGGTATGGTGGGAGACGCTGTCGCGGGTCGTCGAGCAGGTATGCGCGGCCGCGGCCCCCCCTCCCGGCGCCGTCGCGCTGTGTGGCCGCGGCGGCGGCCTGGCCTGCCTCGACGACGGCGGCACGCCCGTCCCCCTCCCCTGGAGCACGATCCTGGAGGGCGCGCGCGCGCGCCCCATCGACGCGCCCGCCCACCAGCGACTGGCGTCGTGGGGTGCGATCTACGCCGAGGCGCAGGTCCGCGCACCGGCCGCCGCCTCCCGCATCGCGCGCCTCTGCGGAGTGAAGGACTACCTCAACTACCGGTTGACGGGCGTGTGGGCGACGGACGCGTCGAGCGCCGGATGCCGCGAGTGGCCTCGGGATCTCGCGCCCTTCGGGCTTCGGGCCGGCATGCTCCCGCCGATCCGGCCGGGGACGGAGCGGCTCGGCCCGCTCAGCGGCGGCGCGGGGTTGCCGCTCCCGGCGGGAATCCCGGTCTGCGTCGGCGGGCACGACGGCGTCTGCGCCAATCTCGGCGCGGGTCGGCTGGACGTCGGAGACGGCTGCATCACGCTCGCCACAAACGGCGTGGTTCGGGTCAACACGCGCATCCCGGTCTACCCCACCCCTCGGTTCCACACCTTCACCTACCCGTACCTCGGCGAGATGTGGACGAGCGGCGGAGACGTCCCGGCCGGCGGATCCGCCGTGGGGTGGGCCGCCCGGTTGCTCGGCGTGCACGACGGAAACCCCCTCACCACCGAGGCCGCGCTGCGGCGGTTCGATGCGCTGGCCGCGGGGGCCCCGCCGGCGGCGCGCGGCCTCCTGTTTCTTCCCTACCTCCGCGGCGCCCTCAGCCCGGCGAGAGACTTGGATCGCCGGGGGGCGTTCCTGCACCTCGACCTCCGGCACGGGCGGGAGGACGCGGCGCGGGCCGTGCTGGAGGGGGTCGCCTTCGCGCTGCGGCACATTCGCGATGCCCTCGAACGCTCGGGGCAGGCGATCGGACAGTTGTGCGTGACGGGGGGTGGGAGCCGCAGCCGCGTCTGGACGCAGATCGTCGCCAGCGTCCTCGATCAGCCGCTCTGCTTCGTCGAGCCGGAGGCCTCCGCGCGGGGCGCCGCCCTCCTCGCCGCGGTGGGGCTGGGGCGCTTCCCCACGATCGCCGCCGCGGCGGAAGCGATGGTCCGCGGCGCGGGCACCGTCGACCCCGACCCGACCTGGACCGCCGTCTACCGAGACGCCTACGCGCGTTACCTCGACGCGGCGACCAGCTGA